The following proteins are encoded in a genomic region of Nocardioides sp. cx-173:
- a CDS encoding MFS transporter — protein sequence MSFTTASPQRGATPAGHPDHARATIALAILGIFVTYVPITAVSVALTTIGTDTGASTSGLQWVSDAYVIPMAAAVLSAGVFGDIHGRRRVYLVGMALTILGGVTAGLGSAILDDRALTVLWVGQAIAGLGAGLLIPTTLALIAQAVPDFRSRGKFIGFWSMGLMAGLALGPIFSGSVLEIGEWHWIYAPSTALAVIAAVVALRLLPESPVVEGRRLDWSGQLTATVAIAFSIFGIIEGGEQGWTSWQALLGLIVGAVALAAFLVIERRSEAPLMDLEIFRSTSFSAAGFAGVIAMFSIVGGMFLLSLFLGFVQHLDALEIALRLLFATGLGVAVGPLAAKLMQRFKSMHVLTLGLVIGATGLYSLTSITADTGVWDLGWRLAIFGLGNTTMMTAVTTAAINSVPIRKAGMAAATNTVLRQYGGALGPAILGVVFSHQLAGGATPEDSFAAALITNVALLLVAAVVCVLAARRETHPGGTR from the coding sequence ATGTCGTTCACCACCGCCTCCCCCCAGCGTGGCGCCACCCCCGCCGGACACCCGGACCACGCCAGGGCCACGATCGCCCTGGCGATCCTGGGCATCTTCGTGACCTACGTGCCGATCACGGCCGTCAGCGTCGCGCTCACCACCATCGGCACCGACACCGGCGCCTCGACGTCCGGGCTGCAGTGGGTCTCCGACGCGTACGTGATCCCGATGGCGGCGGCAGTGCTGTCGGCCGGCGTGTTCGGCGACATCCACGGGCGGCGCCGGGTCTACCTGGTCGGCATGGCGCTGACCATCCTGGGTGGGGTCACCGCCGGGCTCGGCTCCGCGATCCTCGACGACCGCGCGCTCACCGTGCTGTGGGTCGGCCAAGCCATCGCCGGGCTCGGTGCGGGCCTGCTGATCCCGACCACGCTGGCCCTCATCGCCCAGGCGGTGCCGGACTTCCGCTCCCGCGGCAAGTTCATCGGCTTCTGGTCCATGGGCCTGATGGCCGGCCTCGCCCTCGGCCCGATCTTCTCCGGCAGCGTGCTGGAGATCGGGGAATGGCACTGGATCTACGCCCCCTCGACCGCGCTCGCCGTCATCGCCGCCGTGGTCGCCCTGCGGCTGCTCCCCGAGTCGCCGGTCGTGGAGGGCCGCCGCCTCGACTGGTCGGGCCAGCTCACCGCCACCGTCGCGATCGCCTTCTCCATCTTCGGGATCATCGAGGGCGGAGAGCAGGGCTGGACCTCCTGGCAGGCGCTTCTCGGACTGATCGTGGGTGCCGTCGCGCTCGCGGCGTTCCTGGTCATCGAGCGCCGCAGCGAGGCGCCCCTCATGGATCTGGAGATCTTCCGCTCGACCTCCTTCTCGGCCGCGGGCTTCGCCGGCGTCATCGCGATGTTCTCCATCGTCGGCGGCATGTTCCTGCTCAGCCTGTTCCTCGGCTTCGTGCAGCACCTCGACGCCCTCGAGATCGCCCTGCGGCTCCTCTTCGCCACCGGCCTCGGCGTCGCGGTCGGGCCGCTGGCGGCCAAGCTCATGCAGCGGTTCAAGTCGATGCACGTCCTGACCCTCGGCCTGGTCATCGGCGCGACCGGCCTGTACTCGCTCACCTCCATCACCGCCGACACCGGCGTGTGGGACCTCGGCTGGCGGCTCGCGATCTTCGGCCTGGGCAACACCACGATGATGACCGCGGTCACCACCGCGGCGATCAACTCCGTCCCGATCCGGAAGGCCGGCATGGCCGCCGCCACCAACACCGTGCTGCGCCAGTACGGCGGCGCGCTGGGCCCGGCCATCCTCGGCGTGGTCTTCAGCCACCAGCTCGCCGGGGGCGCCACCCCCGAGGACTCCTTCGCGGCCGCGCTCATCACCAACGTCGCCCTGCTCCTGGTGGCGGCCGTGGTGTGCGTCCTCGCGGCCCGCAGGGAGACCCACCCGGGCGGCACGCGGTAG
- a CDS encoding pilus assembly protein TadG-related protein: protein MSRRARDERGSSMVLIIGFAAVLALAVAVVVDASAAYLQRQGLDTLADGAALHGADQGATGRDVYEGGVPDRRLELTEAQARAAVRSYLRDVGAHRTYPGLTYDVDVDDTRITVELHAPVDLPLSVPGSPDRPVVGAAGSAVVEPE, encoded by the coding sequence GTGAGCCGCCGGGCCCGCGACGAGCGCGGGTCCTCGATGGTGCTCATCATCGGCTTCGCCGCGGTGCTCGCGCTGGCGGTGGCCGTCGTGGTCGACGCGTCGGCGGCGTACCTGCAGCGCCAGGGCCTCGACACCCTCGCCGACGGCGCCGCGCTGCACGGCGCCGACCAGGGCGCCACCGGCCGCGACGTCTACGAGGGCGGTGTCCCCGACCGCCGGCTCGAGCTCACCGAGGCCCAGGCCCGCGCTGCCGTGCGGTCCTACCTGCGCGACGTCGGCGCCCACCGCACGTACCCCGGCCTGACCTACGACGTCGACGTCGACGACACCCGCATCACCGTCGAGCTGCACGCCCCGGTCGACCTGCCCCTCAGCGTCCCCGGCTCGCCCGACCGGCCTGTCGTCGGGGCTGCCGGGTCGGCGGTCGTCGAGCCGGAGTGA
- a CDS encoding TadE/TadG family type IV pilus assembly protein translates to MLARLRERSQRGAAVVDFVLVLLVLVPLFLGILQVALVLLVRNSLAAAASEGARLAATADRGPGEGAALTREQVEAAIAGRYAEDVTVRRVMVDGAATIEVTIHARVPALGIGGPSVALDVSGHAVEEAP, encoded by the coding sequence GTGCTGGCCCGGCTCCGCGAGCGCTCCCAGCGCGGCGCGGCCGTCGTGGACTTCGTGCTGGTGCTGCTGGTGCTGGTGCCGCTGTTCCTCGGCATCCTGCAGGTGGCGCTGGTGCTGCTGGTGCGCAACTCCCTCGCCGCCGCCGCGTCCGAGGGCGCCCGTCTCGCGGCGACCGCCGACCGCGGCCCGGGCGAGGGGGCGGCGCTGACGCGCGAGCAGGTCGAGGCGGCGATCGCTGGGCGCTACGCCGAGGACGTCACGGTGCGCCGGGTCATGGTCGACGGCGCAGCCACCATCGAGGTGACCATCCACGCGCGGGTCCCGGCGCTGGGCATCGGCGGCCCGTCGGTGGCGCTGGACGTCAGCGGCCACGCGGTCGAGGAGGCGCCGTGA
- a CDS encoding type II secretion system F family protein has protein sequence MTLLLWGALLGALAGAGLVLAGSRLRVIGRPQLATRVLPYVRDLPQVGRTPALRVASGSPTTAAAGVFGPVLRSLADSVERVLGGAASVRRRLERAAIDKTVHEFRIEQVLWGLAGLAIVAAYGLLRTLTDPGGAVALGVLCLVGFVVGVLARDHHLSGQAKSRERRILAEFPTVAELLALAVAAGESPVAALDRVVRRSGGELSRDLAKVLAAVRTGEPVSTAFDQMAASSGLSLVSRFAQGIAVAVERGTPLAEVLHAQAADVREAGRRELIEVAARREIFMMVPVVFVVLPVTVLFAFWPGVVGLNLTTP, from the coding sequence GTGACGCTGTTGCTGTGGGGTGCGCTCCTGGGCGCGTTGGCCGGGGCCGGGCTGGTGCTCGCCGGCTCGCGGCTGCGGGTGATCGGGCGGCCACAGCTGGCCACGCGGGTGCTGCCGTACGTCCGGGACCTCCCTCAGGTCGGGCGCACTCCGGCGCTGCGGGTGGCGTCCGGCTCGCCGACCACCGCGGCGGCGGGGGTATTCGGCCCGGTGCTGCGCTCGCTGGCCGACTCCGTCGAGCGGGTCCTCGGCGGCGCGGCGTCCGTGCGGCGGCGCCTGGAGCGGGCGGCGATCGACAAGACGGTGCACGAGTTCCGGATCGAGCAGGTGCTCTGGGGGCTCGCCGGCCTAGCAATCGTGGCGGCGTACGGACTGCTGCGCACGCTCACCGATCCCGGCGGCGCGGTGGCGCTCGGCGTCCTGTGCCTGGTCGGGTTCGTGGTCGGCGTCCTGGCGCGCGACCACCACCTGAGCGGCCAGGCCAAGAGCCGCGAGCGCCGGATCCTGGCGGAGTTCCCCACGGTCGCGGAGCTGCTCGCGCTCGCGGTGGCGGCGGGGGAGAGCCCGGTCGCGGCGCTCGACCGGGTCGTACGGCGCAGCGGCGGCGAGCTGTCCCGCGACCTGGCCAAGGTGCTGGCCGCCGTGCGCACCGGCGAGCCGGTGTCGACGGCGTTCGACCAGATGGCTGCCTCCAGCGGGCTGTCGCTGGTCTCGCGGTTCGCGCAGGGCATCGCGGTCGCCGTCGAGCGCGGCACGCCGCTCGCAGAGGTGCTGCACGCGCAGGCCGCCGACGTACGAGAAGCGGGGCGCCGCGAGCTGATCGAGGTCGCGGCTCGCCGCGAGATCTTCATGATGGTGCCGGTCGTCTTCGTGGTGCTGCCGGTCACCGTCCTCTTCGCCTTCTGGCCCGGCGTCGTGGGCCTCAACCTGACCACTCCCTGA
- a CDS encoding type II secretion system F family protein — protein MGALVGLGVGIGLMLVWSAFFLPRQPRRSSRGDGRGVELLARAGLGEVSPTAFALLCLVFGVLAAFVMQVVSRTPPVSVAFGLMGGYLPVAVVAGRARRRQREFAEVWPEAVDNLASAVRAGMSLPDALAGLAVRGPEPLRDAFNAFALDYQVTGRFGESLDRLKVRLADPVGDRVVEGLRVAREVGGGELGRLLRNLSGYLRDDARTRSELESRQAWTVNGARLAVAAPWLVLLFMSFQSEVIRRYASPTGAFVLGVGAVLCVVAYRLMMRIGRLPTERRILS, from the coding sequence ATGGGCGCGCTGGTCGGGCTCGGCGTCGGCATCGGGCTGATGCTGGTCTGGTCGGCGTTCTTCCTCCCGCGCCAGCCGCGCCGGTCCTCGCGTGGCGACGGTCGGGGGGTCGAGCTGCTCGCGCGCGCCGGCCTCGGCGAGGTGTCACCGACGGCGTTCGCCCTGCTGTGCCTGGTCTTCGGCGTACTGGCGGCGTTCGTGATGCAGGTGGTGTCACGTACGCCGCCGGTGTCGGTCGCGTTCGGCCTGATGGGCGGCTACCTGCCCGTCGCCGTGGTCGCGGGCCGCGCCCGGCGCCGACAGCGGGAGTTCGCCGAGGTCTGGCCGGAGGCGGTGGACAACCTGGCCTCCGCCGTACGCGCCGGGATGTCGCTGCCGGACGCGTTGGCGGGGCTGGCGGTGCGCGGGCCGGAGCCGCTGCGCGACGCCTTCAACGCGTTCGCCTTGGACTACCAGGTGACCGGCCGCTTCGGGGAGAGCCTGGACCGGCTCAAGGTGCGGCTGGCCGACCCGGTCGGCGACCGCGTGGTCGAAGGGCTGCGCGTCGCCCGCGAGGTGGGGGGCGGTGAGCTCGGCCGGCTGCTGCGCAACCTGTCGGGCTACCTGCGCGACGACGCGCGGACTCGCTCGGAGCTCGAGTCGCGGCAGGCCTGGACGGTCAACGGCGCCCGGCTCGCGGTCGCGGCGCCGTGGCTGGTGCTGCTGTTCATGTCGTTCCAGTCCGAGGTGATCCGGCGCTATGCCTCGCCCACGGGTGCGTTCGTGCTCGGGGTGGGCGCGGTGCTGTGCGTGGTCGCCTACCGGCTGATGATGCGCATCGGCCGGCTGCCCACGGAGAGGCGGATCCTGTCGTGA
- a CDS encoding ATPase, T2SS/T4P/T4SS family: MQTRQSGLEGTGEIRLRDLVKEALRMRPSRIIVGEVRAEECLDLLLALNAGLPGMCTLHANSAREALVKMCTLPLLAGENISARFVVPTVAASVDLVVHLGIDEQGIRRVNEVVGVPGRVENDIIETETVFERRGGELLRGNGMPPRLELFERAGLDVHRILAQDR; the protein is encoded by the coding sequence ATGCAGACGCGCCAGTCGGGGCTCGAGGGCACCGGTGAGATCCGGCTGCGCGATCTGGTGAAGGAGGCCCTGCGGATGCGCCCGAGCCGGATCATCGTCGGCGAGGTCCGCGCCGAGGAGTGCCTGGACCTGCTGCTGGCTCTCAACGCGGGCTTGCCGGGCATGTGCACGCTGCACGCCAACAGCGCGAGGGAGGCGCTGGTCAAGATGTGCACGCTGCCGCTGCTGGCGGGCGAGAACATCTCGGCGCGCTTCGTCGTGCCGACCGTCGCGGCCTCGGTCGACCTCGTCGTCCACCTCGGGATCGACGAGCAGGGGATACGCCGGGTCAACGAGGTGGTCGGCGTGCCCGGCCGGGTCGAGAACGACATCATCGAGACCGAGACGGTCTTCGAGCGCCGCGGCGGGGAGCTGCTTCGGGGCAACGGGATGCCGCCGCGACTGGAGCTCTTCGAGCGGGCCGGTCTCGACGTCCACCGGATCCTGGCCCAGGACCGCTGA
- a CDS encoding helix-turn-helix domain-containing protein has product MNGQEELRANLRAAIKEAGLTQSGAAAAAGVTYTHLTGGLKGDNWLKREAVEALAKVLGTGSADLMGGSIFKEQRDRYAAFDRAPDSVLAWRQEQEAAQTQRLADLAEGRTRALCCECGALRTCTTRGLYPTPENSSPGPHGRFIRTLHCSSCDAQTVHAILRADEDRDCAEKWDAAPTASDLGRKELDELIQRVTSFGVDIHLRPRGKKQRAQEYACLYEYDESKSQWRIEVDPNIPVRAQIELLDYAWRSIAMNDFGDVQWNPKQDGTVLKPSDSGWAQATDDLMSDLSRFLTLERRRLVQHVQDQVAAANSDRDAQE; this is encoded by the coding sequence ATGAACGGGCAAGAGGAGCTGCGCGCGAATCTGCGCGCGGCGATCAAGGAGGCAGGTCTCACGCAGTCGGGCGCTGCGGCCGCGGCGGGCGTGACGTACACGCACCTGACGGGCGGGCTGAAGGGAGACAACTGGCTCAAGCGGGAAGCGGTCGAGGCCCTCGCGAAGGTGTTGGGGACGGGATCGGCCGACCTGATGGGCGGCTCGATCTTCAAGGAGCAACGAGACCGCTACGCCGCTTTCGACCGCGCCCCTGACAGTGTCCTGGCCTGGCGCCAGGAGCAGGAGGCTGCCCAAACCCAGCGACTCGCGGATCTCGCGGAGGGACGAACGCGCGCCCTGTGCTGCGAGTGCGGGGCTCTGCGCACCTGCACAACTCGGGGCCTCTACCCGACCCCGGAGAACTCCTCGCCGGGTCCCCACGGGCGCTTCATCCGCACCCTGCACTGCTCGAGCTGCGACGCGCAGACCGTCCACGCGATCCTGCGGGCAGACGAGGACCGCGACTGCGCAGAGAAGTGGGACGCCGCACCAACCGCAAGCGACCTAGGCCGCAAGGAGCTGGACGAGCTGATCCAGAGGGTGACCAGCTTCGGCGTGGACATCCATCTGCGGCCCCGCGGGAAGAAGCAGCGCGCTCAGGAGTACGCCTGCCTCTACGAGTACGACGAATCCAAGTCACAGTGGCGCATCGAGGTCGATCCCAACATCCCGGTGCGGGCGCAGATCGAACTTCTGGACTACGCCTGGCGCAGCATCGCCATGAACGACTTCGGCGACGTCCAGTGGAACCCGAAGCAGGACGGCACCGTCCTGAAGCCGAGCGACTCCGGCTGGGCCCAAGCCACTGACGATCTCATGAGCGATCTCTCCCGCTTCCTCACACTCGAGCGGCGCCGACTGGTGCAACACGTCCAGGACCAAGTGGCCGCAGCCAACTCTGACAGAGACGCGCAGGAATGA